The following proteins are co-located in the Schistocerca nitens isolate TAMUIC-IGC-003100 chromosome 2, iqSchNite1.1, whole genome shotgun sequence genome:
- the LOC126234700 gene encoding uncharacterized protein LOC126234700 isoform X1, translated as MASYQMALLAVVALSLLAQTAVAAPSAAAAAAASPAASPWGSWWQRWQTDECPGPGAFPDTSDACSPVFRICVYMGPVRGLQPIPKSCPAGFVFNVVTGCTFKQECFQKLYPQAAAGWTA; from the exons ATGGCTTCATATCAG ATGGCGTTGCTGGCGGTGGTGGCCCTGTCGCTGCTGGCGCAGACCGCTGTTGCTGCCCCCTCTGCTGCAGCTGCGGCTGCTGCCTCTCCAGCGGCCAGCCCTTGGGGCTCGTGGTGGCAGCGCTGGCAGACGGACGAGTGCCCGGGGCCCGGCGCCTTCCCGGACACCTCGGACGCCTGCTCGCCCGTCTTCCGCATCTGCGTCTACATGGGACCCGTGCGCGGACTGCAGCCTATCCCCAAGTCCTGCCCCGCCGGATTCGTCTTCAACGTCGTCACCGGCTGCACCTTCAAGCAGGAGTGCTTCCAGAAGCTTTACCCCCAGGCGGCTGCCGGCTGGACTGCTTAG
- the LOC126234700 gene encoding uncharacterized protein LOC126234700 isoform X2, whose amino-acid sequence MMALLAVVALSLLAQTAVAAPSAAAAAAASPAASPWGSWWQRWQTDECPGPGAFPDTSDACSPVFRICVYMGPVRGLQPIPKSCPAGFVFNVVTGCTFKQECFQKLYPQAAAGWTA is encoded by the exons ATG ATGGCGTTGCTGGCGGTGGTGGCCCTGTCGCTGCTGGCGCAGACCGCTGTTGCTGCCCCCTCTGCTGCAGCTGCGGCTGCTGCCTCTCCAGCGGCCAGCCCTTGGGGCTCGTGGTGGCAGCGCTGGCAGACGGACGAGTGCCCGGGGCCCGGCGCCTTCCCGGACACCTCGGACGCCTGCTCGCCCGTCTTCCGCATCTGCGTCTACATGGGACCCGTGCGCGGACTGCAGCCTATCCCCAAGTCCTGCCCCGCCGGATTCGTCTTCAACGTCGTCACCGGCTGCACCTTCAAGCAGGAGTGCTTCCAGAAGCTTTACCCCCAGGCGGCTGCCGGCTGGACTGCTTAG